AGAAGTGGAAACAAAGAGTGCATCTCAACTAGCTCCTTAGTGGTATCCCAAAGTAAACTAAGTCACAGCTTGTAATGTGAATATTGCTGATTATCTGTAAACCTGAGGTAAACAGAGTGTTAGACTGGAGCACCAGTGCAATACTCAGTTAATTGAAGTTGCTCTTTTACATTGGTAGAATTAAAGTGCTACAACTGTCAGTAGGCAACAGCGCAGTAATCTCTCAGCTTGTATTGGTTTAGCTCCCATCTGTGGCTTTAGCCAGCTTTGATCCAAGTTAATTGGTTTAGCAACTTCAACCAATGCAGGGTGTATGTCTAGTCCAATGTATATGTGAAAGGAAATTGCTAAGCATTATAAATTTAATCATCCAGGATGAAAAAGCAGCCTGTAATGAAGGCTCCCTTCTAGGGACGTGGATTGGTGAGGATGCTATTCCCTGTACGCCTGGAGCAGTCAAAGTGCGAGCTAGGACCAAGTTGAGTTGTACAAGGTAAGGTCCATCTTTGTCTTCCCATCACAGCTGGGCTTTCATGCAAAACTGTGTGTGGTGTTCCTTTACCTACAGTGAAGCAAGTTAACTGTACATTAGCATAAGAATGGCTTTTAACCTGGGGCTTCTTATCTCTTCTTAATGGGGTATTTCTGGGGAATTACCAAAAAGAATGCATGCTGACTGCACATTGAAGGCAGTGGGATTCAGGCTTGTTCTCTGTAGTTGTTAAACTAGAGAATGAACAGCTCACGTGGTCAGGTTATTGAGCTTGGCTAAACCTTCTCAGTAGGTCTGAcattctttgttttggttttgtttgtgttttgttgtttgtttgttttttaattcagagatcttaaaataaaaaatcctgAAGAGGAACTCATGAAATTGGCTAAGGAATTTGATAAAAATCTAGTGGAGCTAGATGCTGTTCAGGAACAAGAGAAGCTTGGTCATGATGTCATCCAGACCATCTCAGAGGCTGCAAATAATTCTGAAGGTGAAGTAAATATGAAGAGCCTGAGATCACTCCTTAGTGAGGCTTCTGAGACAGATATTGCTCTGTCCCTGAAGCCAGTTGGCCAGAGCACTGGCATCCCTACTGCAGAGCACTGTCCATCCAGTAGTCAAAATATAGACCTTGAGGCAGAACTAGCACTTCGTGCTCTCTTTGACTGCTCCACCCAGAAATGCAGTGGACAGTTGAGCCAAGAGCTATCAAGTATTTCTTTAAACAAGAGTTTCCACGAAAATAAAGGCACCTTGGAGAAGGAACACCTGCCTGAAGAAATTAAAGATGTGCAAAACGGTAATTCAGAGGCATATCAAAAAGATACTCTGTGTGGACTAGAAAGTGGGAACAAGACTTTGCCAAAACCTGATACTTGCActttgacaaaaaaaaatcctccttcTTTGAAGACACAATTGGTGGTCTCCAGCAAGCTTCCTGGAGTAGATAACGATGATTTTGATGACTGGGATACAGATTTATTGGCAGATGACTCTTTTGTGATGCAAATCACCCAAAATCCTGAGCTGATAAGTACTGAAGGAGCACCACCAATTCCTACAGATGCCTCTGTGCAAGGTTTCAGTGATGCTACCATAGCAAAGGAAAGAAGTAGCTGCAGCTCAGTAACTTGTTTGGGGAGTGTACACAAGTCTAACAGTTTGCAGTCTTCACCTTTGAAAAATTCCAGTAAAACCACACAAAATACTGCAAAATCTCTTTCTTTACAAAGGCCATACAAGAGAGAAAGCTCAAAGACAGAGCCTACAGCCTTTCATGGTAAATGTGATGTTAAGCCAGATAAAATAAATGCTGTTTGGACAAGTGCCCAAAGCAGTAATTTGAACCATATTCCTGTTTCAACACAAGCTAAAGTGAAAAATGGGAATGAAACTCTTCAGCCTAAGACTGACCCTCTCACTGCTTTTTCTTCAAGATCTAATCCTCATAAACAATGGATTGAAAAACCTGGAAAGAGCAAACACAATATTTACTGTCAATCATCCACTGTTTCGACCCATACAAAACCTAGTGATGTACCTAAAGTGGTTAACCAAGCTAACACAGATTGCTTAAATCAAGTTGAAATACCAAAGAAATGCCCTCTGGCATTTGATGACTGCAATGAGCCCAAATTTTCTGATGAGGTGTTAGATGCCTTTTGTGAATCTGATAGCCTTTGGGATGCAaactgtgaggatgatgaattGTTGTATCAGGTGTGTGATGATATAGAAAAGCAGAATCAGAGCCAGGGTGTTAAACAAGGAAATGAAAGAGGTAAAACTGTACAAGGAGCCAGTAATAATTCCAGATCAAATGGTGATTGCAGCTTCCCAGCTAAACAAGGACTACCTGACCTCTTGGCACAAAAATCAAGTGCGAAACAGGAAACTTTCTCACTAAATGATTCCTGTAGGAATTCATCAAAGGTTGCACAAGGACtagccacagcagggcaggtggcAAGCTGTAAAAGCATCTCAAGTCCTGTAACTGTGATCTTGGGGACCTCCACGGAGTGTAAACAAACATTACTTCAAAACTGTCatcaagctgcttctgaagataCCACAAAGACTGTTCCAGGAAGATGGTACAGGTCAAATTCTGTGCCAGCAGGTTCTGAAGTAAGTCCTGCTAATGCAGTAAACAGTTTCAGTAGGAAGACATCAGACAGTCCAGATCCATTGTGTAATACGGGAAAGACACTGAGTAACAGTTGTGGTAACAAAACACC
This genomic window from Dryobates pubescens isolate bDryPub1 chromosome 39, bDryPub1.pri, whole genome shotgun sequence contains:
- the ETAA1 gene encoding ewing's tumor-associated antigen 1, which encodes MPGSRRKGPSLKSAALRRRSGGEEHLTRQRPAEPPTEEAAAAGRAECGAGRGLPAREAPVASRPSPSREAAVRGAAESCLHKTPKRSLSRKSRPPTFSSPHNDTDAQQEIFWDPHSPIACRLGNGKTKLFPSRCAVEISDIVNRIAPQDEKAACNEGSLLGTWIGEDAIPCTPGAVKVRARTKLSCTRDLKIKNPEEELMKLAKEFDKNLVELDAVQEQEKLGHDVIQTISEAANNSEGEVNMKSLRSLLSEASETDIALSLKPVGQSTGIPTAEHCPSSSQNIDLEAELALRALFDCSTQKCSGQLSQELSSISLNKSFHENKGTLEKEHLPEEIKDVQNGNSEAYQKDTLCGLESGNKTLPKPDTCTLTKKNPPSLKTQLVVSSKLPGVDNDDFDDWDTDLLADDSFVMQITQNPELISTEGAPPIPTDASVQGFSDATIAKERSSCSSVTCLGSVHKSNSLQSSPLKNSSKTTQNTAKSLSLQRPYKRESSKTEPTAFHGKCDVKPDKINAVWTSAQSSNLNHIPVSTQAKVKNGNETLQPKTDPLTAFSSRSNPHKQWIEKPGKSKHNIYCQSSTVSTHTKPSDVPKVVNQANTDCLNQVEIPKKCPLAFDDCNEPKFSDEVLDAFCESDSLWDANCEDDELLYQVCDDIEKQNQSQGVKQGNERGKTVQGASNNSRSNGDCSFPAKQGLPDLLAQKSSAKQETFSLNDSCRNSSKVAQGLATAGQVASCKSISSPVTVILGTSTECKQTLLQNCHQAASEDTTKTVPGRWYRSNSVPAGSEVSPANAVNSFSRKTSDSPDPLCNTGKTLSNSCGNKTPLVPSKFKFRKVNSSQGALHLGPETPGNHSAIGVTLQALEGSNNQVNVASHGKLDSKKPPFKRHLSESFALPTSVSVVEQKNRKCSQEEIERKKQEALARRKSRMQACFKDA